TCACCCTGAGTGGGCTGACCCCCGACACCGAGTATCACTACCGGGTCCGTTCATTCGACGCTGCCGGCAACGCCGCAACCTCCGGGGATCTGGTTTTCACCACCGTCATGGAGGGGGGCTCCGGGGGCTCGGTCATTGCCTCGGATGAATTCAGCGCTTCGACCCTGGACACGGGGGTTTGGACTCTGGTGGATCCTGTGGGGGATGCCGGCCTGACGATGACCGGCACCCAGGTGTCCCTGTCGGTACCGGCCGGCGTCTCGCACGACCTCTGGACGAGCGGCAATCAGGCTCCGCGCCTGCTGCAGGCCGCGCCCGACAGCGACTTCGAGGTCGAGGTGAAATTCGACCGGATGGCGAGCCAGAAATACCAGATGCAGGGGATCCTGGTCGAACAGGACGCCGATCACTATCTGCGTTTCGGCAGTTATTTCGACGGAAGCGCTGTTCGCCTGTTCACCGCCAGCCTGTGGGCAGGGACGGCCCAGGTCCGGGGCAGCAGGGTGATTGGCGGGTCGGCCCCGCTGTATATGCGTGTGAAACGTTCAGGGTCGCAGTGGACGCATTCCTACTCCTTCGACGGGATCAACTGGCAGAGTCCCCACACGTTCAGTTTTCCGATGACGGTGACGGCTGCCGGGGTGTATGCCGGCAACGCCGGATCCAGTCCGCCGGCCTTCACGGCACTGATCGATTATTTCAAAAATGTCACGTCCGCGCCATGACAATGTCGTCCTGCCCGCATTTCGCGAAGAGGGGATTATGCCGATAATTACCGTGGGTATGCCGGTTTACAATGGGGAGGAATTCATAAGGGATGCTCTCGACTCCATTCTTTCCCAGACGTTCCCGGATTTCGAGTTGATCATTTCTGACAATGCATCTACGGATGGCATGCAGAAAATCTGCCGTGAATATGCTGAATCCGACGCCAGGATTCGTTACGTCAGAAATCCGGAAAACATAGGTGCAGCCAGGAACTACAACCAGGTCTTCCGAATGGCCCGAGGGAAATATTTTCACTGGGCCGCCCATGACGATGCCTTCAGGCCGGAATACCTTGCAAGATGTCTCGAAGTTCTTGAGAAAAACCCTGATCTTGTTCTTTGCTTTACCCAGGAGGTCGGCATTGATGAGCGGGGTAACACTCTGGCTGAACGGCCATACCGACTGGACACTTCTCTGGCCCTGCCTGAGGACCGATTCCTTGAACTTTTGAAAATGCATCGAGGCTCACCCCCGATCTTTGGTTTGATGCGGGCAGATATTCTGCGCCAAACATCGCTGATTGGATCTTATGACGGTTCGGATCAGGTTCTTCTTGCCGAACTGGCTCTTCATGGCCGGTTCCGGCAAATTGGGGAAAACCTTTTTCTACATCGGGAACACGCCGGACGATCCGTTCACCGGCACCGCGGCCGTCATTCCGTCACCGTCTGGTTCGATACGGCCAATGCCGGGAAAATCGTTTTTCCCCGGTGGCGATGGTTCTGGGAATATTTCCGGGTGATTCGGAAATCTCCGATAACTCTGCATCAGCAGTGGCGCTGTGCCCTGCATGTGCTTCGCTGGGTTCGATTCAGGGATAATGTGGAGAAAATGATAGAAGATATCCGAATAGGCAGCAGAAGTTTCGCAGCGCTTCTCCGTTACAAACTCTGGAGTTGATCCTCGTCGAAAACAATAAATCTAATAAGTGAAGAGACACAAATGAGCAGTAAGCCGGTCCACGAATGAACAATATTTTAAAAGGATCAACGTGAGTAGAGCTGCAACCATATTGCGCAACGTTTCCAGTAACTGGGTGGGGTTCGCTGTCAATGCGCTGGTGACCCTGTTGCTGACCCCTTTCGTGCTTCGTGAGCTGGGAGAGGCGCGTTACGGTGTGTGGATACTGACGTCGAGCGTGATCGGTTACTACGGGTTTCTGGATCTTGGATTCAGGGGTGGGGTGACTCAATATCTTACCCGCTATCTGGCTGTTCGTGACCATCGCAGGGCAAACGAGTGCCTCAGCAGTGCAGTCGTGGCTTTTTCCTTGTTCGGCGCCTTTCTGGTTTTTCTCAGCATGGGAGCGGCCCACGTTGCGCCTCACGTATTCAATTTTCCCCGGGAACTGGAATCCGAGTCGTTCTGGTGCATCCTGATTGTCGGTTTGAGCAGTGCCATTCAATTTACGTTTTTCCCTTTCGCGGCGGTTTTCCCGGCCACGCAACGCTTCGATCTGGCCAATCTCATCGGGATAGGAACACGGCTTTTGACGGCGGGAGGCATTTTTGTTGCGCTCATAAAAGATTATGGGCTCATCGGAGTCAGTTTGGCGACCTGCGGAGCCAGTTTGGTCGACTATCTTATTCGCTGGCGTGTAGCGCTCCGGCTCGTCCCCGGTTTGAAAATTTCCTGGCGACTGGCACGGCTGGATCGGTTAAGGGAAATCGCTTCATTCGGTGCCTGGAATTTTCTGATTTCCGTCAACACCTACGCTTATGAGCACATGCCCGCTATTTTGATTGGCGCATTCATGCCTATCGCAGCCGTGGGTCACTACGCCCTCGCGACAGGTCTCCTTAGAAGTGTAAATTCAGTACTGTCTCCAGTGGGGCGAGTGCTCTATCCAGCGGCAGTCGAATTACATGCCATGGGGGATAGCGACGGGCTTCAACGCCTTTATCACAAAGGCTCCCGCCTTTTGATTCTGGTTATGATTCCTGTCGTCCTTACAGCCATGTTCTGGGCAGAAGATTTTTACCGGCTATGGATCGGGGAGAAATATTTGGGAGGGACCGATTTTCATTCCGTGGCTTTACTTCTGCAGATTTTATTGATCAGTACAATAACTGGACATACCTCTAATATCGCTGCACAGGTTTTGTCAGGATCCGGGTATATACGCGTTTTATCCATCGTTTTAATGGGTGGTTCCATCATCAACCTGACGATCAGTTTGATCTTGATTCATTATTATGGGCTTGCAGGGGTGGCCGCATCGACGGCCATTGCCTCAATCATTGTGAATTTTTTTATAAT
The window above is part of the Desulfuromonas sp. TF genome. Proteins encoded here:
- a CDS encoding flippase, whose product is MSRAATILRNVSSNWVGFAVNALVTLLLTPFVLRELGEARYGVWILTSSVIGYYGFLDLGFRGGVTQYLTRYLAVRDHRRANECLSSAVVAFSLFGAFLVFLSMGAAHVAPHVFNFPRELESESFWCILIVGLSSAIQFTFFPFAAVFPATQRFDLANLIGIGTRLLTAGGIFVALIKDYGLIGVSLATCGASLVDYLIRWRVALRLVPGLKISWRLARLDRLREIASFGAWNFLISVNTYAYEHMPAILIGAFMPIAAVGHYALATGLLRSVNSVLSPVGRVLYPAAVELHAMGDSDGLQRLYHKGSRLLILVMIPVVLTAMFWAEDFYRLWIGEKYLGGTDFHSVALLLQILLISTITGHTSNIAAQVLSGSGYIRVLSIVLMGGSIINLTISLILIHYYGLAGVAASTAIASIIVNFFIIPMLAQKLVSLSIKDFFCSACVRPVAVAVLLVVLMTCIRLAGKPSSWFDLIFQGVGAVMGSIVVVLGVGVTTDERHRFLVHPLARLRDKVRAGLEATGY
- a CDS encoding glycosyltransferase family 2 protein translates to MPIITVGMPVYNGEEFIRDALDSILSQTFPDFELIISDNASTDGMQKICREYAESDARIRYVRNPENIGAARNYNQVFRMARGKYFHWAAHDDAFRPEYLARCLEVLEKNPDLVLCFTQEVGIDERGNTLAERPYRLDTSLALPEDRFLELLKMHRGSPPIFGLMRADILRQTSLIGSYDGSDQVLLAELALHGRFRQIGENLFLHREHAGRSVHRHRGRHSVTVWFDTANAGKIVFPRWRWFWEYFRVIRKSPITLHQQWRCALHVLRWVRFRDNVEKMIEDIRIGSRSFAALLRYKLWS